One Campylobacter concisus genomic window carries:
- a CDS encoding PstA family ABC transporter permease: protein MNAFKDHLVKFYAYLCVFIVVAVIFWIFYFIFANGISQINLDFLTKNPQGLNLGESGGIRDAIIGSFLLMILSMIFSALLGVSCAIYRQIYCTSSTIKLGLKFIIQTMASIPSILLGMFVYGLFIVSLDIPKSLLTASITLALMVFPFVEVSVEKVISQIDEKMLRDSFALGVDKNFMARKLVLPTIRKNIISILILAGSYAIGATAPLLLTGVVFMAKAEGLLSPVMALPFHLHMLLSQSVATQNAYATALVLIFILIILHLLSAVVLFDIGEKIARYFKHKRS, encoded by the coding sequence ATGAACGCTTTTAAAGATCATCTAGTCAAATTTTACGCCTATCTTTGCGTATTTATAGTCGTTGCGGTGATATTTTGGATATTTTATTTCATCTTTGCAAATGGTATCTCTCAGATAAATTTAGACTTTCTAACCAAAAATCCGCAAGGTTTAAATTTAGGTGAGAGTGGTGGCATAAGAGACGCTATCATAGGCTCATTTTTGCTGATGATATTATCTATGATATTTTCAGCACTTCTTGGCGTTAGCTGCGCCATTTATAGGCAAATTTACTGCACTTCTAGCACGATAAAGCTTGGGCTTAAATTTATCATCCAAACGATGGCTTCGATACCTTCTATCTTGCTTGGAATGTTTGTTTATGGACTTTTTATCGTTAGCCTTGATATCCCAAAAAGCCTGCTAACAGCTAGCATTACGCTTGCTTTGATGGTCTTTCCATTTGTTGAAGTAAGCGTTGAAAAGGTGATCTCGCAGATCGATGAAAAGATGTTAAGAGATAGCTTCGCACTTGGCGTTGATAAAAATTTTATGGCTAGAAAACTGGTTTTGCCAACTATTAGAAAAAATATCATATCGATCTTGATACTAGCTGGCAGCTATGCCATAGGAGCTACCGCACCGCTACTTTTAACAGGGGTTGTCTTCATGGCAAAGGCAGAAGGCCTGCTCTCGCCAGTCATGGCACTACCATTTCACCTGCACATGCTCCTAAGCCAGTCAGTCGCAACGCAAAATGCCTACGCCACGGCGCTTGTGCTCATCTTTATACTTATCATTTTGCACCTGCTTTCAGCCGTAGTTTTATTTGATATAGGAGAGAAAATTGCCAGATATTTTAAACATAAAAGATCTTAG
- a CDS encoding M48 family metallopeptidase, with the protein MARKTPSLKQKSINLDFYGLSVLINFKTNVKSMRLRVGKDAKITLSVPFYSTQKMALSFLEMHKIWLENTYKKALANLPKDDEIKFLGQIYKIKFDENFKEPFFDGEFVFTPNLKSLERFKKTRAKELFLELVSHFQPFINKPIKRIVIRNSKTRWGSCNHKKGYINLSLRLIEKPLSAVHYVVLHELTHLLYPHHQKSFYDFIEKIMPDYKKQEQILKA; encoded by the coding sequence ATGGCAAGAAAAACGCCTAGTTTAAAGCAAAAGAGCATAAATTTAGACTTTTATGGGCTAAGCGTTTTAATAAATTTTAAAACAAATGTAAAATCCATGCGTCTAAGAGTTGGCAAGGACGCTAAGATCACGCTATCTGTGCCATTTTACAGCACGCAAAAGATGGCTCTTAGCTTTCTTGAGATGCATAAAATTTGGCTTGAAAATACTTACAAAAAAGCTCTTGCAAATTTACCAAAAGATGATGAGATAAAATTTCTTGGGCAAATTTATAAGATAAAATTTGATGAAAATTTTAAAGAGCCATTTTTTGATGGCGAGTTTGTCTTTACTCCAAATTTAAAAAGCCTTGAGCGTTTTAAAAAAACAAGAGCAAAAGAGCTATTTTTAGAGCTTGTAAGCCATTTTCAGCCTTTTATAAATAAGCCAATCAAGCGCATCGTCATACGAAATAGCAAAACTCGCTGGGGCAGTTGCAACCACAAAAAAGGCTATATAAATCTAAGCCTAAGACTCATAGAAAAACCACTCTCAGCCGTGCACTACGTCGTTCTTCACGAACTAACACACCTACTCTATCCACATCATCAAAAAAGTTTTTACGATTTTATAGAAAAAATCATGCCTGATTATAAAAAACAAGAGCAAATTTTAAAAGCGTAA
- a CDS encoding carbon-nitrogen hydrolase produces the protein MKVALLQQEFKGTKETTIAKTLELIAEAKKGGADLVVCQELHQTQYFCQSEDTNFFDHANDWQEDVAFWGRVAKENGVVLVTSLFEKRADGLYHNTAFVFERDGSVAGKYRKMHIPDDPGFYEKFYFTPGDIGFEPVKTSLGKLGVLVCWDQWYPEAARLMALKGAKILIYPTAIGWFEGDSDDEKSRQLEAWVAVQRGHSVANGLPVVAVNRVGFEKDGSGVMDGIKFWGNSFVFGPQGEQLFRANSTDELCKIVEIDMKRSEEVRRIWPFLRDRRIDAYANITKRFID, from the coding sequence ATGAAAGTAGCACTACTTCAACAAGAATTTAAAGGGACAAAAGAGACGACCATCGCAAAGACGCTTGAACTAATCGCCGAGGCAAAAAAAGGCGGTGCCGATCTAGTCGTCTGCCAAGAGCTGCATCAGACGCAGTACTTTTGCCAAAGCGAGGATACAAATTTCTTTGATCACGCAAACGACTGGCAAGAGGACGTCGCTTTTTGGGGCAGGGTAGCAAAAGAAAATGGTGTGGTTTTAGTCACTTCGCTCTTTGAAAAGAGGGCTGACGGACTTTATCACAACACCGCCTTTGTCTTTGAGCGCGACGGCAGCGTGGCTGGCAAATACCGAAAAATGCACATCCCTGATGACCCTGGATTTTACGAGAAATTTTACTTCACGCCTGGCGACATTGGCTTTGAGCCAGTTAAAACTAGCCTTGGCAAGCTTGGCGTTTTGGTGTGTTGGGATCAGTGGTATCCAGAAGCAGCAAGGCTAATGGCGCTAAAAGGGGCGAAAATTCTCATATATCCAACGGCTATTGGCTGGTTTGAGGGCGATAGTGATGATGAAAAGTCAAGACAGCTTGAAGCGTGGGTGGCAGTGCAAAGAGGTCACAGCGTGGCAAATGGTCTGCCAGTTGTTGCAGTAAATCGCGTGGGCTTTGAAAAAGATGGTAGCGGCGTGATGGATGGGATAAAATTTTGGGGAAATAGCTTTGTTTTTGGGCCACAAGGCGAGCAGCTTTTCCGTGCAAATAGCACAGATGAGCTTTGCAAGATCGTTGAGATAGACATGAAAAGAAGCGAAGAAGTGCGCAGAATTTGGCCATTTTTAAGAGATCGCAGGATCGATGCCTACGCAAATATCACAAAAAGATTTATCGACTAA
- a CDS encoding phosphate ABC transporter substrate-binding protein: MKKSLMLAASMLLLSLNFASGADEKTQVSFSGSSTLAPVIAKISTDFIEKYETWDKVDNSLPNKNITIFVSAGGSGAGVKAVLDHVADFGMLARDIKDSEKAKIKDMKAYTLGIDALCVAVNPENEVIKLKGGNLSKDEIVKIFSGEYKKWSDLDKSLPNDEIVVVTRDLGGGAHEVFQKKIMKDIKVSKNVIQSPSMGALVSKIIENKNAIGYASFGITNQNKGKLIPLNVDGVEPTVKNIVDGKYYISRPLIIVKSGDLSKSEQIFVDVLNSAEGQKTIEKMGFIPVK, from the coding sequence ATGAAAAAATCACTTATGTTGGCTGCTTCTATGCTGCTTTTATCTTTAAATTTCGCTTCTGGTGCAGACGAGAAAACGCAAGTTAGCTTTAGTGGCTCATCTACTCTAGCTCCAGTCATCGCTAAAATTTCAACCGACTTTATCGAAAAGTACGAGACTTGGGACAAGGTTGATAACTCTTTACCAAACAAAAACATCACCATCTTTGTCTCAGCTGGTGGCTCTGGTGCTGGCGTAAAAGCCGTGCTTGATCATGTCGCTGACTTTGGTATGCTAGCTCGCGATATAAAAGATAGCGAAAAAGCAAAGATCAAAGATATGAAAGCCTATACACTTGGTATAGACGCACTTTGTGTGGCTGTAAACCCAGAAAATGAGGTGATAAAGCTAAAGGGCGGAAATTTAAGCAAAGACGAGATCGTCAAAATTTTCTCAGGCGAGTACAAAAAGTGGAGTGACCTTGACAAATCCCTACCAAATGACGAAATAGTCGTAGTTACAAGAGATCTTGGTGGCGGTGCTCACGAGGTATTTCAAAAAAAGATCATGAAAGATATCAAAGTTAGCAAAAACGTCATCCAATCACCTTCCATGGGCGCGCTTGTATCAAAGATCATCGAAAATAAAAACGCTATTGGCTACGCTTCTTTTGGTATCACAAACCAAAACAAAGGCAAGCTAATACCGCTAAACGTTGATGGCGTCGAACCAACTGTTAAAAATATAGTTGATGGCAAATACTACATCTCTCGTCCGCTCATCATCGTAAAAAGTGGCGATCTAAGCAAGAGTGAGCAAATTTTTGTTGATGTGTTAAATTCAGCCGAAGGTCAAAAGACTATCGAAAAAATGGGATTTATACCAGTAAAATAG
- a CDS encoding cation diffusion facilitator family transporter, with translation MSSPFDYEFNRINKQECTQGENKAVIAAGACAFLLALVKFTAGLFSGSVAVLGSAIDSMLDFIVSLLNLFALRKSRKQADERFNFGYTKLEALAALFECVIIVVAAGYIFYESIKKFSEPNLEIDLGLSLGVMVFSVVVTLCLVLFLNQISKKSGNLIIKADALHYKIDLFSNLAVIISLLIIKFSGFVMIDAIFGIVISGYIAQSAISLGKDAFGILLDHAANHEVTDEIIKMIKAKQRISDFHYLNTRRSANTIFLTLHLVFDKDISLYDAHEVADSLEAEIRDKFKEFSWQITTHLDPYNDKEGR, from the coding sequence TTGTCAAGTCCGTTTGATTATGAGTTTAACCGCATAAATAAGCAGGAGTGCACGCAGGGCGAAAATAAGGCTGTTATCGCAGCTGGAGCTTGTGCCTTTTTGCTCGCACTTGTGAAATTTACAGCTGGGCTTTTTAGCGGCTCGGTCGCTGTGCTTGGCTCGGCGATTGACTCGATGCTTGATTTTATCGTCTCGCTTTTAAATTTATTTGCACTTAGAAAGTCAAGAAAGCAAGCTGATGAGAGATTTAACTTTGGCTACACAAAGCTAGAGGCGTTAGCAGCGCTATTTGAGTGCGTCATTATCGTTGTGGCTGCTGGATATATATTTTATGAGAGTATTAAAAAATTTAGCGAGCCAAATTTAGAGATAGACCTTGGCTTAAGCCTTGGTGTGATGGTTTTTTCGGTAGTTGTGACGCTATGTTTGGTGCTATTTTTAAACCAAATTTCTAAAAAAAGCGGAAACCTTATCATCAAAGCAGACGCGCTGCACTATAAGATCGACCTTTTTAGCAACCTAGCAGTCATCATCTCGCTACTTATCATTAAATTTAGCGGATTTGTGATGATAGATGCGATCTTTGGCATTGTAATAAGTGGCTACATCGCTCAAAGCGCGATAAGCCTTGGCAAAGACGCCTTTGGTATCTTGCTAGATCACGCAGCAAACCATGAGGTCACAGACGAGATCATTAAGATGATAAAGGCAAAGCAGAGAATTTCAGACTTTCACTACCTAAACACAAGACGGAGCGCAAATACCATATTTTTAACGCTGCATTTAGTTTTTGACAAAGATATTTCGCTTTACGATGCGCACGAGGTGGCCGACTCGCTTGAAGCTGAGATAAGAGATAAATTTAAGGAATTTTCGTGGCAGATAACCACGCATTTAGACCCATATAACGACAAAGAAGGGAGATGA
- a CDS encoding TRAP transporter permease: MNEVKDNEEQFVEVKTREINSNFYNYFIAIVCFSWSVFQLYIAYFPLNTNISRSIHLAFAVGLVFLLYPVTFHKKAHSSLPFYDLVFCVVGVVAVLYPAVYFYELADRTGDYITQDIVISFLAIIVLLEAGRRVMGPALPIICILFLIYDHFGPYMPDIIAHQGASFEKIAGHMFLTTEGVFGVPIGVSVSFIYLFVLFGSLLERAGAGQYFINLAFSLLGKYRGGPAKASVIASGLTGMVSGSSTANVVTVGTFTIPLMKKAGLSRTKAGAIEVAAGVNGQLMPPIMGAAAFIIAEFLGMTYTNVMMAAVIPAFACYLSLFFIVHLESVKLGLKGINQSEFHSRFKIFVSGLHYITPILILLYTLLIAKESAIAAAFNAIGFLFLIMIFQEPVKKLASGEKVGINDVLIGFEDIFWAMVAAAKSMTTIAIATALAGIIVGSISLTGLGQVLSDLVELLAGDNIVMILLLTAMMSLILGMGLPTTANYIVVSSLVAPVILFLAHKNGFLIPAIAVHLFVFYFGILADDTPPVGIAAYAAAGIAKANPITVGVQGFFYDLRTAILPFAFFFNNKLMLIESVNEGDPLDSKGIVWMSNPLEILLVFGMAIVGMFAFSSLLQGYYVTKLRIWERILLIPVVPLALVPNICAKFNLIPNEYTAYIVAAVLYGFVFMTQWGIKDKPLDQIKII, from the coding sequence ATGAACGAAGTCAAAGACAACGAAGAACAATTTGTCGAAGTAAAAACAAGGGAGATAAATAGCAATTTTTACAACTATTTCATTGCGATCGTATGCTTTTCTTGGTCAGTTTTTCAGCTTTATATAGCTTATTTTCCGCTAAATACAAACATTTCGCGCTCGATACACTTAGCCTTTGCGGTTGGTCTTGTATTTTTGCTTTATCCAGTCACTTTTCATAAAAAAGCACATTCTAGTTTGCCATTTTACGATCTGGTCTTTTGTGTGGTAGGCGTTGTTGCTGTGCTTTATCCGGCGGTTTATTTTTATGAACTAGCTGATAGGACAGGGGACTACATCACGCAAGATATCGTCATATCGTTTTTAGCGATCATTGTCTTGCTTGAGGCTGGCAGGCGCGTAATGGGGCCAGCACTTCCAATTATTTGTATATTATTTTTGATATATGATCACTTTGGCCCTTATATGCCAGATATCATCGCTCATCAAGGTGCCAGCTTTGAAAAGATAGCAGGTCATATGTTTTTGACAACTGAGGGTGTCTTTGGTGTGCCTATCGGAGTTAGCGTTAGTTTTATCTATCTTTTTGTTCTTTTTGGCTCATTGCTTGAGAGGGCAGGTGCTGGGCAATATTTCATAAATTTAGCTTTTTCTCTTCTTGGCAAATATAGAGGCGGTCCAGCTAAGGCCTCGGTCATCGCAAGTGGTCTAACTGGCATGGTTTCAGGCAGCTCCACAGCAAATGTTGTAACAGTTGGTACATTTACCATACCACTTATGAAAAAAGCCGGTCTTTCACGCACAAAAGCTGGAGCCATCGAGGTTGCAGCTGGTGTAAATGGTCAGCTCATGCCTCCGATCATGGGTGCGGCTGCTTTTATCATCGCTGAGTTTTTGGGCATGACATATACAAATGTCATGATGGCAGCGGTTATCCCAGCGTTTGCTTGTTATTTGTCACTATTTTTTATCGTTCATTTAGAGAGTGTGAAGCTTGGCTTAAAAGGTATAAATCAAAGCGAGTTTCACTCAAGGTTTAAAATTTTTGTAAGCGGACTTCACTATATAACTCCGATTTTGATTTTACTTTATACACTATTAATCGCAAAAGAGTCAGCCATCGCCGCAGCGTTTAATGCGATTGGATTTTTATTTTTAATAATGATCTTTCAAGAGCCAGTTAAAAAACTAGCAAGTGGCGAAAAAGTTGGAATAAATGATGTGTTAATAGGCTTTGAAGATATATTTTGGGCGATGGTTGCAGCTGCAAAAAGTATGACAACGATCGCCATTGCAACCGCGCTTGCAGGTATCATCGTGGGCTCTATCTCTCTAACTGGCCTTGGCCAAGTACTTTCAGATCTAGTCGAGCTACTTGCTGGTGATAATATAGTTATGATATTGCTTCTTACTGCGATGATGTCACTTATACTAGGAATGGGTCTTCCAACGACGGCAAACTACATCGTAGTTTCAAGTCTTGTGGCACCTGTTATTTTATTTTTAGCGCATAAAAATGGCTTTTTAATCCCTGCTATCGCTGTGCATCTTTTTGTCTTTTACTTTGGAATTTTAGCTGATGATACGCCACCAGTTGGTATCGCAGCTTATGCAGCAGCTGGTATCGCCAAAGCAAATCCTATAACCGTTGGCGTTCAAGGATTCTTTTACGATCTAAGAACGGCAATCTTGCCATTTGCTTTTTTCTTTAACAATAAACTTATGCTAATAGAAAGCGTAAACGAGGGCGATCCGCTTGATTCAAAAGGAATAGTCTGGATGAGTAATCCGCTTGAAATTTTACTTGTCTTTGGTATGGCGATCGTAGGAATGTTTGCATTTTCAAGCTTACTTCAAGGCTACTATGTCACAAAACTTAGAATTTGGGAGCGTATTCTTTTGATCCCTGTTGTGCCACTAGCTCTTGTACCAAATATATGTGCGAAATTTAATCTTATACCAAACGAATACACTGCTTATATCGTAGCTGCTGTACTTTATGGATTTGTTTTTATGACTCAATGGGGCATTAAAGACAAACCACTTGATCAAATAAAAATAATCTAA
- a CDS encoding agmatine deiminase family protein translates to MRAYAEWEEQELLFLSLPHSKSDWEPYLEEILASYEELVAAVTPYEKVVLICPDEANFDRFKKFKNVEFVKLDTDDTWIRDYGMIDVCTKDGVKSYDFKFNAWGGKFKSSKDDAINLELAKIYKTKLEPVDMILEGGSIEFNGDGILLTTSKCLLNENRNKALSKEQIEEKLKNLFGLKRIIWLENGFIRGDDTDSHIDTLARFITPDTIAYAACDDKSDEHFDELKRMEDELKKTGFKLLALPLPKPKFYDSKRLGCTYANFIFINGALIVPTYNDENDEKVLNLLAEALPDRKIIGVNSLVFVRQNGSLHCSSQNRYKRS, encoded by the coding sequence GTGAGAGCTTACGCAGAGTGGGAAGAGCAGGAGCTTTTGTTTTTATCACTGCCACACAGTAAGAGTGACTGGGAGCCCTATTTAGAGGAGATTTTGGCGAGCTATGAGGAGCTTGTGGCTGCTGTTACGCCCTATGAAAAGGTGGTGCTCATCTGCCCTGATGAGGCAAATTTTGATAGATTTAAGAAATTTAAAAATGTAGAGTTTGTTAAGCTTGATACTGATGATACTTGGATCAGAGACTACGGTATGATCGACGTTTGCACCAAGGACGGCGTCAAGAGCTACGACTTTAAATTTAACGCTTGGGGTGGTAAATTTAAGAGCTCAAAAGATGATGCGATAAATTTGGAGCTAGCTAAAATTTATAAAACCAAGCTTGAGCCAGTTGATATGATATTAGAGGGCGGAAGTATCGAGTTTAACGGAGATGGCATACTTTTAACCACTTCAAAATGTCTGCTAAATGAAAATAGAAACAAAGCGCTTAGTAAAGAGCAGATCGAGGAGAAGCTTAAAAATTTATTTGGCCTAAAGCGTATTATCTGGCTTGAAAATGGCTTTATAAGAGGCGATGATACAGATAGTCACATTGACACTTTAGCGCGCTTTATCACGCCTGATACGATAGCTTACGCAGCTTGTGATGACAAGAGTGATGAGCACTTTGATGAGCTTAAAAGGATGGAGGATGAGCTTAAAAAAACTGGCTTTAAACTGCTTGCTCTGCCACTACCAAAACCTAAATTTTATGATAGCAAAAGGCTTGGCTGCACCTATGCAAACTTTATCTTTATAAATGGTGCGCTAATCGTGCCAACATATAACGACGAAAACGATGAAAAGGTACTAAATTTACTAGCCGAGGCACTGCCAGATAGAAAGATCATCGGTGTAAATTCGCTAGTTTTTGTCCGTCAAAATGGCTCGCTTCACTGCTCAAGCCAAAATAGATATAAAAGGTCTTAG
- the pstC gene encoding phosphate ABC transporter permease subunit PstC, translating to MTGQIFKGGVYAFTLLSAMLLLLLVGFLLINSTSFFAEVSLFDFLLNGDWDVSTEPFSFGLFNILIANFAVAFLACIFSFFISLGVTIFICFFASAWLRHVLDWMIRILAGIPSIIYGFFALYTVVKILESGLKMSAGESVLAASLILGVMILPFFTSHLLQSVDLLKQNFKTNSDALGVSTGYFIRKVIFRKSIKASISGFILAFSRAAGETMAVMMVIGNTPLFPHLLSKAQTIPSLIALEMGMSEAGSLHYHALIASGFVLLVFIFLLNIFIFKFEKNNERF from the coding sequence ATGACAGGGCAAATTTTTAAAGGCGGGGTATATGCTTTCACACTTTTATCCGCCATGCTTTTGCTTTTACTCGTGGGGTTTTTACTGATAAATTCCACGAGTTTTTTTGCAGAAGTAAGCCTTTTTGACTTCTTACTAAATGGCGACTGGGACGTTAGTACAGAGCCTTTTAGCTTTGGGCTGTTTAATATCCTAATCGCAAATTTCGCAGTTGCGTTTTTAGCTTGCATATTTTCATTTTTTATCTCGCTTGGCGTTACTATCTTTATCTGCTTTTTTGCGAGCGCCTGGCTTAGGCACGTGCTAGACTGGATGATACGAATACTAGCTGGCATACCCTCTATCATATATGGATTTTTCGCGCTTTACACGGTTGTAAAAATTTTAGAGTCAGGGCTAAAAATGTCCGCTGGCGAGTCAGTCTTGGCAGCTAGCCTCATCCTTGGCGTCATGATACTGCCCTTTTTTACCTCGCACTTGCTCCAAAGTGTTGATCTGCTAAAGCAAAATTTCAAAACAAACTCAGACGCGCTTGGCGTAAGCACGGGATATTTTATAAGAAAAGTCATTTTTAGAAAATCCATAAAAGCTAGCATTTCAGGCTTTATACTCGCATTCTCAAGGGCAGCTGGCGAGACGATGGCTGTGATGATGGTCATAGGCAACACCCCACTTTTTCCGCACCTACTCTCAAAAGCTCAGACCATACCATCTCTAATAGCCCTTGAAATGGGCATGAGCGAGGCTGGTAGCTTGCACTATCACGCCCTAATAGCAAGCGGATTTGTCCTGCTTGTTTTTATATTTTTGCTAAATATTTTTATCTTTAAATTTGAGAAAAACAATGAACGCTTTTAA
- a CDS encoding phosphate ABC transporter ATP-binding protein, with protein MPDILNIKDLSIFYQDNEILKYLNLNVAKNEIICLMGSSGCGKSTFLSTLNGFLEQKGGRYSGEILFKGQNIKGKGEIWLRRKLAILFQDSTLFPFSVERNLTYAMEFYEGNIKDKQKRVEELLKSVNLLDEISDLNMPASKLSGGQKQRLCIARMLTTKPEVLMLDEPCSSLDMKNVLIIEELLKSLSQRYTIIITTHNEEQAKRLGGKIVRIVDKKFTF; from the coding sequence TTGCCAGATATTTTAAACATAAAAGATCTTAGTATCTTTTACCAAGATAATGAAATTTTAAAATATCTAAATTTAAACGTCGCCAAAAACGAGATCATCTGCCTAATGGGTAGCTCAGGATGTGGCAAATCAACATTTCTTTCGACGCTAAATGGCTTTTTGGAGCAAAAGGGCGGCCGATATAGCGGAGAGATCCTATTTAAAGGCCAAAATATCAAAGGTAAGGGCGAAATTTGGCTAAGACGAAAGCTAGCCATACTCTTTCAAGACTCCACGCTATTTCCTTTTAGCGTCGAGAGAAATTTGACCTATGCGATGGAATTTTATGAGGGCAACATAAAAGATAAGCAAAAAAGAGTAGAAGAGCTGCTTAAAAGCGTAAATTTACTAGATGAAATAAGTGACTTAAATATGCCAGCTAGCAAACTTTCCGGCGGTCAAAAGCAAAGACTTTGCATTGCAAGGATGCTAACTACAAAACCTGAAGTGCTCATGCTTGATGAGCCTTGCTCATCGCTTGATATGAAAAATGTCTTGATTATAGAGGAGCTCTTAAAAAGCTTGTCGCAAAGATACACCATCATCATAACCACGCACAATGAAGAGCAGGCAAAAAGGCTTGGCGGCAAGATAGTTCGAATTGTAGATAAGAAATTTACATTTTAA
- a CDS encoding tetratricopeptide repeat protein, translating into MKKMILVSLLAACAFAGDFEDGLKAYAGSNFKEALAKFEAGCLANDVKSCVKVGAIYQLGKTALPNPSKALEYYNKACEASEVEGCSAAGGFYLNTEPQKARELFNKACDKNDGYSCEMVGSILIEAKEFKKAYEFLVKGCELGDKMSCEFAGDLRRSKQL; encoded by the coding sequence ATGAAAAAAATGATTCTTGTTTCGCTTTTAGCTGCTTGTGCTTTCGCAGGCGATTTTGAAGATGGCTTAAAAGCGTATGCTGGTTCAAATTTTAAAGAAGCTTTGGCTAAATTTGAAGCAGGATGTTTGGCAAATGACGTAAAATCTTGCGTAAAAGTTGGAGCGATTTACCAACTAGGAAAAACAGCTCTGCCTAATCCAAGCAAGGCCTTGGAGTACTATAATAAAGCTTGCGAAGCTAGCGAGGTTGAAGGTTGCTCGGCAGCTGGTGGATTTTATCTAAATACTGAGCCACAAAAAGCAAGAGAACTTTTTAACAAAGCTTGTGATAAGAATGATGGATATTCTTGTGAGATGGTAGGTTCTATCTTGATAGAAGCTAAAGAATTTAAAAAAGCTTATGAATTTTTAGTAAAAGGCTGCGAATTAGGCGATAAGATGTCTTGCGAATTTGCAGGCGATCTAAGACGCTCAAAACAACTATAA
- a CDS encoding TAXI family TRAP transporter solute-binding subunit encodes MKTTSLALAGLLLATTLSAKEFISIGTGGMTGTYYPIGGAICRLANKNINVKCSVQSTGGSVYNVNNVLKKELTFGFVQSDVVYDKYNGTGKFDGAKDENLRSVVAIYPELLAFVVAKDSGLTSDLASFAGKKYNVGNPGSGNEVSTLEVFKAKGFDVSKLGYRGVLTVGECPHALKDKKIDGYSFVVGHPTANITDAATSLPIDILNIEGSEIDNLLKEKPYFAKGVIPKGSYDGVDHDVNTIGVKAVLVTNKDTKDEAVKAVIKAILDNFDEYKTLHPALKSVNKEDLVQGLSAPLHPAAEAAFKEAGILK; translated from the coding sequence ATGAAAACTACTTCTTTGGCACTTGCTGGCTTGCTTTTAGCAACAACTCTTTCAGCAAAAGAATTTATCAGTATCGGTACTGGCGGTATGACAGGCACTTATTATCCGATAGGTGGAGCGATTTGCCGTTTAGCAAACAAAAATATTAATGTAAAATGCTCAGTCCAATCAACTGGCGGCTCAGTCTATAACGTAAATAACGTTTTGAAAAAAGAGCTTACATTTGGCTTTGTTCAAAGTGACGTTGTCTATGATAAATATAACGGCACTGGCAAATTTGACGGAGCAAAAGATGAAAATTTACGCTCAGTAGTTGCTATCTATCCAGAACTTCTTGCATTTGTTGTAGCAAAAGATAGTGGTCTAACAAGCGATCTTGCTTCATTTGCAGGCAAAAAATACAATGTCGGAAACCCAGGCAGCGGCAATGAAGTAAGTACGCTTGAAGTCTTTAAAGCAAAAGGCTTTGACGTTTCAAAACTAGGATACCGCGGCGTTTTAACAGTTGGTGAATGCCCACACGCACTAAAAGATAAAAAGATAGACGGATACAGTTTTGTCGTCGGCCACCCAACTGCAAACATCACTGATGCTGCGACATCTTTGCCGATCGATATCCTAAATATCGAAGGTAGCGAGATCGATAATCTTCTTAAAGAGAAGCCATACTTTGCAAAAGGCGTGATCCCGAAAGGCTCATATGATGGCGTTGATCATGATGTAAATACTATCGGTGTAAAAGCTGTTTTAGTAACCAATAAAGACACAAAAGATGAGGCTGTAAAAGCTGTGATAAAAGCTATTTTAGATAATTTTGATGAGTACAAAACTCTTCACCCAGCGCTAAAATCAGTAAACAAAGAAGATCTTGTTCAAGGTCTTTCAGCTCCGCTTCACCCAGCTGCAGAGGCTGCATTTAAAGAGGCTGGTATTTTAAAATAA